In Salinibaculum sp. SYNS191, the genomic window TCGTGGTCGGTGTACAGCAGCGTCTCGCAGTCGGGGCAGCCGTGGGTCGCCTCCGCTTCCGTGGCGGCGGTCGCCTCCTGTTTCAGTTTCTCGGCCTTCCTGCCGAGGTCGTTGAAGAATCCCATTGCATCGGGTTGGGGCCGCGCTCACAAAACGGTGATGGCAGACTGGCCCGGCGAGCGTGCGTCAGCAGCGACAGGTGAGCGACAGGTCCGAGAGCCTGCCGTTCATCCTTCGCCGAAGCCGGTCGAATCGACGGTTGCCGTCCCGTCAGCGGGGATTTTCCCCATCTCGGAGTTGCCTGTGTCGGGATGTCCACCGGGCGGCTGTCGCCCCACGACTGTGAGAAGACGCTGGAACGCGTGCGCATCGGGCTCGACGGGCCGGTCACTCGGCGTGTCGACAACCGCCCGGACGTTTCGCTCCGCCAGTCGGGACCAGTTTCGCGAGGGGGTTTCCCGCCGCGCCTCTATTGAAAAATTCTTCATTGGCAAGCAAATATGTTTAAATGGATTCGAAATATAATGGGTATCGTGGGTGCAGAAGTTCCCACAGCCTCTGACAGCGTTCCGAAAGTCATCACCGGGATTTCTTTCGGGACATTTTCCGGCGCTGCACAGCGACCGTGGTGTTGAGCACGATAGCTGCAGACGAGTGTGTCGTCTGGGATTTCTCCGAGGGCCCACTCACTCTGACCGTCCCTGCAGTATGAGAGACGGCTATTTCCGACTCTCTATCGTGGAGTCCCGCACCAAGCTGTTGCTCCTGACTGTGTAGAGCCACGTGAAAAGCGGAATGGACTGCCAAGCGCTCGCATAGCTCACTCTCGTGGTCCTGTGGTCGCTTCGTGAAAAGTGGGACAGCCGAGGTACGCGAGTCGTCTTTGACGGCCTGAATCTGTAGAAGGGAACGCATCCGGCGAACGTGGTGAGCCGGTTCGCCGTGAGCGGTCTCCCGACCGCGAGCGGCTTTTTCCCCACGTTTTTGCGAGGAGTGGTGCACCACGAGCCGAAGGCTCGTATGTGACACCCGACGTAGCAAAAAGTGGTGTATGGGACCGCCGAGATTCGAACTCAGGTCCGACGCACCCCATGCGCCGAGGATACCGCTACCCCACGGTCCCGCATATTGGTGGACACCCGTGCCGGGATTAAGCCCTTCGATTCGCCGGCCACGTCTCGGGTGGGCTACGCCGCGGTCAGCTTGTAGAGATACCCGGACTCCTCGAGGGTCTCCTCGCCGTCGAGGACCGCCCGCTCCGTGACGTAGATGTCGCCGTCGTGGACGGCCGGGGCGGAGGTGACGCGGCCGTGGGGTCGTTCGAACCGCCAGCGCTCGTCGCCGCCGCGGGCGTCGACCGCGAACAGCGTCGCGTCGTAACTGCCCACGAGCGCGGTGTCGCCGGCGAGCGTGACGCTCCCGATGACCCAGCCCTCGCAGTCGAAGGACCACTCCCGCTCGCCCGTGGCAGTGCCCAGACCCAGGAGTTCGCCGCCGTGGTTGCCGATGACCAGCGTCCCGGAGTCGGGATGGACGGCCGCACCCGACATGATTTTGTACCCGGTCTCGTAGCGCCAGACCTCGGCGAGAGAGGTCGTGTCGACGGCGTAGACGTTTCCGTCCCAGGACCCGAAGATGGCCGTCCCGCCGTACATGCAGACGGGCCCCTTTATCGGCGCGGCAGTCTCGAAGGTCCCCCGGAAGTCGCGGGTGTCGAGGTCCCAGACGTACAGCGACCCGTCGTTGCAGCCCGCGGCGAACACGCCGGAGGACACGTCGATGCCGGTGATGGAGTGGGCGTGGTTGGTCATCCGGTTGTCCTCCCAGATGAGCCCGCCCGTCGCCGGGTCGAGGGCCACCATGCCGCCGCTTGGCGTGTAGAACTCGGTTGCGCAGTAAACGACGCCGTCGTAGTAGACCGGACTGGAGCCGATGGCGTCGGCGACCTGCGTCCGCCAGATTCGGTCCCCGGTCACGGCGTCGAAGGCGTAGACGGCACCGTCGTAGCCGGCGGTGAAGACGTAGTCGTCGACGACGGCCGGCGTCGAGTGGGTTCCACGGGTGGACGGGACCAGCGACGCTTCCCAGTTCTGCTCGCCTTCGGGTGTGAAGGAGTGGACAGTCCCGGTGTCACCGGGCACGATGACGTTCCCCTCGTAGTACAGCGGCGAGGACTTCGCCGCCGTGTGGCTGCCGGTGTTGATGCCGGGCTCCGACCAGGCCAGTTCCACCGCGTCGGGCACAGACTGGTCGGGCCAGTGGCCCGTGCGCTCGACGTCTCCCATGAAGATGGTGTCCGGCCGCGTCGGGAGGGCGCGGCTCTCGGCGGTCGGTTCGTCGAGTTCCCTCGGCGGGGCCGTCGGGGCGAATCGCGCACAGCCAGCGGTGGCACCGACGGTCACCGCCGTCCCGAGTTTGAGAAACTCCCGACGGGACGAGTGACCGCCGTCGTCGCCGGGCTCTCCACCGGAGTGGGACGTCGCCGTCCGGTCGTCGTCGGCTGTCATTGCCCGTGATTGCGCCAATGGCCCGATAACAGTTGCGTCATCCGCCGAGCACGCCGCGTCTCAGACCAGCACGCGTTCGAGTTCCACGACCGTCCCGCGCTCGGCTTCGGGGTCGCCGACGAGCGTCCCGAGACAGACCGCCGCCTCGTCGGGGGTGACACAGCAGACCAGCTCGCCGTCCTCGGGTGTCGCGCCGTCTACTGGAGCGGCGGCCGTTCCCAGGACTCCCGGCGCGTACACCGGCGCCCCCTCCGCGACTTCACGCGCCGCACTCGGCGCGATTGTGACGCGGGGCAGCGTCTCCAGGGCGCGCTCGGCGGGGGCGACGACGTCCCGGAGCGGGTCGGTGTCGTCGTCTGCCGCCCAAAGGCCAGCGCGTCGGCCAGGTCCTCCATCGTGACCAGCGAGCGGTCGTCGAAGGTTCCGGTCGCGGTCCGCCGGAGGTCGCCCATGTGCGCGCCCGTCCCCAGCGCCAGTCCGAGGTCGTGACAGAGTTTCCGGACGTACGTGCCGGATTCACAGCGCACCCGCAGCAGGCCACGCTGGCCGTCCAGTTCCAGCAGTTCCAGGTCGTGTATCTCCCGGACGCGTCGCTGCCGGCGGACCGCGCTCTTCCGTGGCGGCTTCTGGTACAGCGGCGCTTCGAACTCGGTGAGGACGGATTCGAGGTCTGCGGGCGCCGGGCCGTGAAGTTCCAGGACCGCGACGTACTCCTTCACGCTGTCGTCGAAGACCCGGGCACAGCGGGCAGCGTCGCCCAGCAGAATCGGCAGGCAGCCGGTGACCTTCGGGTCCAGCGTCCCGCCGTGTGCTACCCGGTCGATTGGCTCGTGGCCCGCCTCTGCCAGTCTGTCCCCGACCATATCGCGGACCCACCCGGCGACCTGGTGGGCCGACGGGCCCGGCGGCTTGTCGAGGTTGACGACGCCAAATTGCAACAGGGCCGCCGGCGAGCGGTCGGCGGGTGGGCCACGCAGTGCCATCAGTCGAAGTCGTAGTCGACCCCGGTGACCGGCGTCTTCCTCGTCGGTTTCGGGGGCGTACTGCTCGGCAGCAAGCGTCACCAGCGCGAGCACGCCCTCCGGGCCCCAGCGGGCCGTGTTCACGACGAGGTCGTAGATGCCCAGGTCGTCGATGTCGATGCCATAGTACTCACGGTAGCGGAGCGCTTCGCTCTCGGCGCGGGCCGTGGTCTCCTCGCGGGCCATCTCGGCGGACTTCTCCTCGCGGTCGGCGATGCGAGCGGCTCGGACCGAAAGCGGCGCGTCCAGCCAGACGCGGAGGTCGGCGTAGTCGCCGGCCATCCACCCGGCGAGTCTGGATTCGAGCACGAGGTCCTCGCGGTCGCGGGCGGTCGAGCGCAGTCGCCGGTCCAGGTCGCGGTCTATCTGGTCGTCCTCCTCGGCGTGCCTGTTGAGTTCCAGCGGTGTCAGGCCCCGTTCGTCTGCAATCTCTCGGAAGATGTCCCCGCCCGAGACGTGGTCGTACCCCAGGTGGGCGGCGAGGTTCGCGGCGAGCGTACTCTTGCCGCTGCCTCCCGGTCCGGAGACGGTAATCAACATACCCTACGTGCGTCGGTCGGGCTAAAAGAGGTTGCGAGTCGTCGCCGTCAGTTCATTCCGGTCTGGACGTTCAGCGCCTTCCGGATGATCTGGTTGAACCCCATCGAGCAGACGAAGTACCAGAGCAGCCATATCTGGATGGGCCCCAGCACTGCCGTCTGCCAGGTGGCGACCTCACCGAAGATTGGGAGTACCATCACCGGTTCGCTGGCCGAGATGCCCACGTCGAGCACCATCCAGTACAGCCAGAGGAACACGGGGATGGTCAGCAGCATGATCCAGACCATCGGGCGGAACTGCGCCTTGAACATGCCCGTGTTCTCCGAGAGCATCTCCATCTGCTCCTCGCGAATCTCCTCCAGGGCCTCGTCGTCGCCGCGCTCCTTGGCGCGCTTGCGCTTCTCCTGGAGTGCCTTGTTCTTCTCCTGATAGCCCTCCATCACGCTCGAATCCATCAGCTTGTCCTGGAGGATGGTCGTGTACGCGCCGGTCAGCATGGCGAGAATCATCACGACCAGGTAGAAGGGGAGATTCGCCTCCAGCGGCCCCATGAAGATGTCGATGACGGAGGCAATCTGGGCGCGAACCGAGGAGATGGAGTAGCCCAGGAACAGGGCGACCACGCCCAGCGCGGCAACTTTGTCGTACGTCGACCAGCTCAGGTCATCGTCGTCGTCGCTGCTCTTGGCCGGGTCCGCCTCGCCGAGGGCGTCCCGCACACCGTCGGGGTCGTCGACGACGAACCCCTCGCCGCCGGCGTCGATGAGCAGCCCCTTCTCGATGAGGCGGCCCCACTGGCCGCTGGTGAGGTCGTCGCTCACGTCGCTCCACGTGACCGTGCCCTTCTCGTCGGCCACGTTGAGGACGGTGGTGAGGGCGTCGGTCATCGCCTCCCCCTCCTCGGCGAGTTCGTCTACTTTCTGTGCTGTCCGCGGCATTAGTATCCTATAGGGCGACGCGCGTTAATCAATCTTTTACTCCTGTGCGTCGATGGCGTCCTCGATGTCCGCCCAGACGTCATCGGGGGCTTGCTCCCCGTCGATCGACACGAATCCGTCGTGGTCGCTGTAGTGGTCGATGACTGGCTGGGTGTTCTCCTCGAAGACGTCCAGGCGGTTCTCGACGGACTCCCGGTTGTCGTCGTCGCGCTGGATGAGTTCGCCGCCGCACTCGTCGCAGACGCCCTCCTCCTCCGGCTGGTCGAACTCGACGTGGAAGTTCGTGCCACACTCCGAGCAGACCCGCCGACCGGTGAGGCGGTCGATGAGTTCCTCGCGGCTCACGTCCAGCGAGAGGACGATATCGAGGTCAGTCATGTCCTCCAGTTCCTCGGCCTGGTCGAGGTTCCGCGGGTAGCCGTCGAGTACGAAGCCGTCCGCCTGTGAGAGTGCCTCCTCGACGATGGCGTTGACGACGGCGTCCGGGACGAGGTCGCCGGCCTCCATGTACTCACGCGGCGTGTCGTACTCCGTGTCCATGTCGGAGATGTCCATGTCCTTGTTGGCACGGAGCGCGTCGCCGGTCGTGATGTGTTCGACGCCGTAGGTGTCGGCGATGCGGCCGCTCTGTGTGCCCTTACCTGCGCCGGGCGGTCCGAGGATGAGTACTCGCGGTGCGCTCATAGTCCGCGTTTCCCCGGCCGGGGTTAAATCATTGTCCAAACCCGAGCGCCCCACGGAGTGGGACTCACTCACTCCATAAGCGGCAGGGCGATGCCGAAGACGAACGGGGAGAGCAACCCGATGAGAATCCCGAGCACCTCGGCGTCGAACAACAGTGCTCGCTCCCAGCCCGGAACCCCTCCGAAGACCGAGTGGACGAGAATCTCCCCGAGCGCGCCGAACGCGAAGAGCCCGACCCCGAGGAGAAAACCCTGCTTCGCGCGCTTGCCGTAGTCCATCGAACTCGTGTGCGCCATATCGACGCCTCCGCCAAGGTGACACGTAAACGTTTCTGACCGGGCGTGGCAGCAACCGGCACCGCCGACCAATCGGGGACAGACGGACCGACCGTAACGCATATTCCGCCGTGTGGGCTGGACTCCCCCATGCGAGAAGTACTGGTGGAGTTCGTCTCCGAAACCGTCGTCTTCGCTCTCGAAATCGTCCTGGCTGGCATCCTGACCACCGTCGGTATCCTCAGTGAGCAGACCGGCGTGGCGAGCGTGACCAGCGGCGAAACGCTGGGACTCTGGTACGTCTACGTCGGTGCCCTCGCCCTGTATGGCGGCCTGTACCTGCTGGGCTACCGGCGCGTGCTTCCCGGACTGCGGGACAGACTCGCCGGCGCCTGACGGACAGACATCCGAAACCCTTAGCCTCCGACCCGCCAACGGTCGGGCAATGGACCACCTGCTCGTGCGTGCTGCCCGCGGAGAGCGGACGGAGCGCCCGCCGGTGTGGCTGATGCGTCAGGCCGGGCGGCACATCCCCGAGTACCGCGAGATTCGCGAGGACTACTCCTTCCTGGAGGCCATCAAGACGCCCGAGGTCGCCGAGGAAATAACTCTGCTGCCCTGGGAGTACTACGAGCCCGACGGCCTCGTCATGTTCTCGGACATCCTGACCGTCCTCGAACCGCTCGGCTTCTCCTACCACATCGAGAGCGGCGTCGGGCCCGTCGTCGAGAACCCCGTCTCCGGCCCCGACGACGTTGACCGTTCCCACGGCGACGTGGCCCGCGAACTGGACTACGTCGGCGAACTGCTCGTTCGCCTGAACAACCGCGTCGGCGACGAGACGGCCATCATCGGCTTCGCTGGCGGCCCGTTCACGCTCGCCTCCTACGCCGTCGCCGGCGGTCCCTCGCGGACGAACATGCCGCTGCGGAAACTCCGCGCGCAGCATCCCGACGCCTTCCGGACGCTGCTGTCTGCGTTCGCCGACGTCGTGAAGGACTACCTGGCGTTCCAGATTGGCAACGGCGCGGACGTGGTGCAACTGTTCGACACCTACGCCGGGACGCTGACGCCCGAGGACTACCGCGAGTTCGTGCTGCCGCTGCACCGGGAGATTCTGTCTGACCTGAACGCGCCGACCATCGTCTTCGTCCGGCGGATGAACGGCCGGCTGGACCTGCTGGCCGACAGCGGCGCGGACGCCGTGGCGCTGGACTGGACCGTGGACATGGCCGAGGCGCGGGAGCAGTTGGGAGAGATGCCGGTGCAGGGGAATCTGGACCCGTCGTATCTGTTCGGCGAGCCGGAGTTCGTTCGGGAGAAGACGCGTGAGGTCATCGAGGCTGCGGGGCCCGAAGGGCACATCCTGAATCTCGGACACGGTGTGAACAAGGACACGCCGGTGGAGTCGGTGCGGGCGTTCGTAGAGACGGCGAAGTCGATAGAGCGCGAGGTCTGAGTCAGGCCCGGCCGCTCGACGCGCCGCTAGTCCTCGGGGTGAGTCTCGCTGGGCGAGTTGACCGGCTCGTCCCCATTCTCCGATTCTGCCGTCACTGACGGCGAGTCGCCGTCTCTCGGTGGACGCGTGCCGGAGCCAGCACTGGGCGGGAGCGTAAATTCACCCGCCGGCCCGCGGGTGGGCGGGCGATACTCGTAGAGGTAGCCGTCGTGAACGACGTAGTACGTCTGTTCCTGCGGGTCCTCGATGACGCGATTGTCGGTGTCGATGGCGAAGTCCACGAGGGCCGCCAGGGAGGTTGTCGTCGCCCGCGGCAGGGCCAGCGCCTCCTCCGGCAACTGGACCCTCGATATCCAGTCGTCGTACTCGCGTTTGTCTTCCTCGTACGTCAGACGGCGCCTTTCTGCCCGGGAGAGTCCCAGCCGGTCAGTGTATCTCACGAAGCCAAGCCCGACGAGGCCGGAGAGCGAGACCAGGAGCAGACCCGGTGCGCCGACGCTCCGTGCCGGTCCGTACTCCTTCTCGACGGTGACCGTTCTGGTGGTCTCCTCGCTGTCCGTCATCGGTCCAGGCTGACCGATGCGGTAGGTGCTACCCCCGAGGTCTATCGGCAGGGTGTGCGGCGTCGTTCTGTCGACCGGCTCGGCGTTGACCGTCCCTTGGAGGGTAGTCCGTGCGCGGACCCGCACCTGGGATTGCCCGGGTGGGTCCCCGAGTTGCTCCTCGATAGCTGCCAGCCGCTGTCCGGTCCGGTTCACGTCCACCGAGAACGGAACGGTGAGCGTGTCGCCTGGCCCGAGCGACTTGCTTACGGTTCCCCGGAGCGTTCGCGTCGTCTCCCAGACGACTCTGTCGCCCACCTCGCCGTCCTCGACACCGCGATACACGAGGTCGAGCGCGACCGTCGCGTTCAGCTGACCGCTCTCGCTCGCCTGGTAGGTGAACGAGTATGACCCGTTCAGCGAGGGCGTGATACTGGAGAAGTAGACCTGCCGGTCGGCGAGTGTCGTCCCGACGGGGTAGACCGAGTTGTTCTCGGTAACCGTCGCCGAGTGATTGAACCACGCTCTCGTCTCCGACGACGGCCCCGGCCGCTGTTCGGTCGTGGTCGCTGGCGCAGCGTAGGTAGTGTAGGTGAGCCAGCCACCGAGGAGAGCGAGGAGAACGAGAGCACCCACGATAATCGAGATGGAATTATCGATGACGTGCCGAGTGCGTAACTTCCAGTCAGCCATTGTAGCCGACAAGACACGTATGAGCGTTTGTTATGCACCGTCTGAACAGGGATAATAACCGCCTACCGACGAATACCTGCGAGGTGGTCTATCGACGGCTGGTCTCCACAGGGAGAACGGACCCGTGTTCGCGGCCCGACCCACGGACTCACTCGCGGCCCCTGAGCGCTCGCTTGAGCGACGCGAGCCGCGAGAGTCCCCGGTCGCGAGTCCGCTCACGTATCCGGCCGGAGCCGAGCAGTTTGCGCCCGGCGACGTAGAACGGGACCCCGAGCAGGAGGTCGATGGCGACGATGGGGAGCCACGGGTGGACCTGGTAGAGCGAGCGGATTACCGAGACCGGAAGCACCGCGAAGTAGCGGCGCTCGACGATGTACCTGCTGTATCCCCCGGTCTCTGGCGGCGCGGTGAACGTCGCCGTCACGTTCGCCTCGCCCCGCGCCGGGACGTACACCTCCCTGGGGTGGACGTCCGCCATATCGCCAGGTTCGTAGAAGACGACCACCGGGAGGAACCCGCCGTTGGTAACGCCGAGCGTGTTGTTCTTCGACTCGCCCGCCGGGACGACGTCCTGACGCTCGTCCTCGTAGGCCGCGCTGACGATGCCGTACTCGTTGGTCCCGGACGGTCCGACCATACCCATCGTCGCGGAGAAAACGAGAAAGACCGCGAGCGCGCCGACCACGAGTCTGGTGTTCAGCCCCGTCTCGCGCTCGGTCGTCCGGTCGTACTGTCGCTGTCCGCGTTCTCGCAGGACGTCGACGGCGTAGTACAGCACCAGCCCGAGTATCAGCAGGGCTGGCAGGCCCTGCGGCCCGGCGAAAATCCCGAGCCCCGTGAACGCGGCCAGCCAGTACCGGACGTCTTCGAGCCCCCCGGAGAGGCCGGTCACGACGTCCCCGAGGTGGGGAATCACGAGAACCTCGCCGTTGACTTTCAACGCTTCGGCTACGATCTGTTCGTCCGCTACGGGTGGCTCCGTACCGGCCTGGTCGGTGAACGGGTTATTGTCGCCGCCGGTCACGTATCCCTGGTTGGTCCGTCCCACCACGCGATGCGTCGTCAGCCCGCCGCCGTGGAGTTCCTGTGCTTGGAAGACGACGACGTCACCCTGTTCGACCGGACCAGCGACGGCGCTGGGGACGGCGACGAACCCGTCGCCGGGGTCCAGCGTCGGCTGCATGCTTTCCGTCTCGACGTAGCTCAGGAGAATCGGCTGGCCCAGCAGGCTCCCGAGCACCAGGGCGAGGGCTGCGAGCACGAGCGTAGCCGTGACCAGCGTCGCGAGGAGTCGTCTGATTCCCATAGCGTGTCTTGGCGAAAACTCCAGTCGTTCTCGTATTGTAAGTCACTTCATTATCGAAAAGCTGGTCAAAAAACGGGCTTGGCTGACCTACTGCGAGGTCGCCTGGTTTATTCGTGGTCCGCTGCCTTCGCCTGGACGTACGCCTTCTTGAGGATGGGCTCCTTGTCCTTCCAGTCGTCGACGTTCAGACCGCGGGTGTTGATGCAGACGCCCACAGCGCAGTAGTCTCCGGGCGAGAGCTTCAGGTAATCACCACCGCTGAGCCACTCCACACCGATCTTCTTTTTTCCGCCGGACGGTTTGGGGATGTGAATGTAGTCGTCATCACAGTCCCTCTTCTTATTGTCGTTCCCATTGTAAATCGACGTACAGAACCAGCGGACACGCTGTTTTCCGTCGTAGTGCGTGCCTCCGTTGTCCTTGCAGTACTGGCTGTACTTGTTCTTGATCCAGTACTTGTGCTTACCGTCGTTTTTCGTCAGGTTCGCTCCAAGCTTGAACAGCTTCTTGAAGTACCACTTGCTGTCCGAGTTCAGCCGCGGGATGTCAACCACAAGGTGACCGCCGTCGTAGTAGGTGTACTCGGCACTGTGGGGCCAGCTCGTCACCTTCTTCAACTTCGTGAAGGCATCCGCGTCACCTTTAGACGCTATGTAGAACTTGCGCTTCGAGCTCTGTCCCGAGAACGCGCCGGTCCCCATGGCAGTACCGGCACCGGCTGCGAGCGATCCGAGTCCGACAACGAATTTGCGTCGTTTCATTGTTTGTTGTCTCCGTTGGTGCGCACCCGTGTGGGCGACAGTCCGTCTCGGCGGTGACCGCTCCCCCTCGTCCAGGCACGCATTCCAGCAATGGGGATGTACCCACTTTGGAATGAACTGCCAGAAAATATCGGATAGAGGCTTTGCAACGGCCACATACGACCTCTGGTGAATCCGCATGCACCCCCTGTGGCGCGCACAGTCACCGTTTGTGCAACCGTAGTCTCCCTAACACTTCGGCGGCCGAGAGAACGGTCGTTCACCGGGATGTGATTGTTTGGTTACAGTACCACAGCGGCGTGTTTAGAAACAGTATAACCACGGACGAGAGCGGTTCCTCCGAATCGGGCGGCGCGTGGAGATGTTCCCTCTCGGAGACAATCAATGACCGATTGCTCCCCCCGAGGGGACTGTATACTAAAATGGTATTCTGACAACAACTCTGGTAGAATGGGGTTCGCAGAGGAACGGATGCGAAAACGGGAGGGGGTACGGCATGAGTAGCGCGAGCGCGGGCACACAGTCGTCACGGACGACCGGAAACGACTTTTCCAGGGACACCACGCTGGAGGTGCTCAGCAATCAGCGACGCCGCTTCGTCGTGCACATGCTCAAGCAGAACGGGAGCGGTCGTGTCACGGTGTCCGAACTCACGGATACCGTCGCGAGCTGGGAGAACGGCAAGCCAGTCGACG contains:
- a CDS encoding PQQ-binding-like beta-propeller repeat protein gives rise to the protein MTADDDRTATSHSGGEPGDDGGHSSRREFLKLGTAVTVGATAGCARFAPTAPPRELDEPTAESRALPTRPDTIFMGDVERTGHWPDQSVPDAVELAWSEPGINTGSHTAAKSSPLYYEGNVIVPGDTGTVHSFTPEGEQNWEASLVPSTRGTHSTPAVVDDYVFTAGYDGAVYAFDAVTGDRIWRTQVADAIGSSPVYYDGVVYCATEFYTPSGGMVALDPATGGLIWEDNRMTNHAHSITGIDVSSGVFAAGCNDGSLYVWDLDTRDFRGTFETAAPIKGPVCMYGGTAIFGSWDGNVYAVDTTSLAEVWRYETGYKIMSGAAVHPDSGTLVIGNHGGELLGLGTATGEREWSFDCEGWVIGSVTLAGDTALVGSYDATLFAVDARGGDERWRFERPHGRVTSAPAVHDGDIYVTERAVLDGEETLEESGYLYKLTAA
- a CDS encoding DUF106 domain-containing protein, yielding MPRTAQKVDELAEEGEAMTDALTTVLNVADEKGTVTWSDVSDDLTSGQWGRLIEKGLLIDAGGEGFVVDDPDGVRDALGEADPAKSSDDDDDLSWSTYDKVAALGVVALFLGYSISSVRAQIASVIDIFMGPLEANLPFYLVVMILAMLTGAYTTILQDKLMDSSVMEGYQEKNKALQEKRKRAKERGDDEALEEIREEQMEMLSENTGMFKAQFRPMVWIMLLTIPVFLWLYWMVLDVGISASEPVMVLPIFGEVATWQTAVLGPIQIWLLWYFVCSMGFNQIIRKALNVQTGMN
- a CDS encoding adenylate kinase encodes the protein MSAPRVLILGPPGAGKGTQSGRIADTYGVEHITTGDALRANKDMDISDMDTEYDTPREYMEAGDLVPDAVVNAIVEEALSQADGFVLDGYPRNLDQAEELEDMTDLDIVLSLDVSREELIDRLTGRRVCSECGTNFHVEFDQPEEEGVCDECGGELIQRDDDNRESVENRLDVFEENTQPVIDHYSDHDGFVSIDGEQAPDDVWADIEDAIDAQE
- the hemE gene encoding uroporphyrinogen decarboxylase — protein: MDHLLVRAARGERTERPPVWLMRQAGRHIPEYREIREDYSFLEAIKTPEVAEEITLLPWEYYEPDGLVMFSDILTVLEPLGFSYHIESGVGPVVENPVSGPDDVDRSHGDVARELDYVGELLVRLNNRVGDETAIIGFAGGPFTLASYAVAGGPSRTNMPLRKLRAQHPDAFRTLLSAFADVVKDYLAFQIGNGADVVQLFDTYAGTLTPEDYREFVLPLHREILSDLNAPTIVFVRRMNGRLDLLADSGADAVALDWTVDMAEAREQLGEMPVQGNLDPSYLFGEPEFVREKTREVIEAAGPEGHILNLGHGVNKDTPVESVRAFVETAKSIEREV
- a CDS encoding DUF5305 domain-containing protein, which produces MADWKLRTRHVIDNSISIIVGALVLLALLGGWLTYTTYAAPATTTEQRPGPSSETRAWFNHSATVTENNSVYPVGTTLADRQVYFSSITPSLNGSYSFTYQASESGQLNATVALDLVYRGVEDGEVGDRVVWETTRTLRGTVSKSLGPGDTLTVPFSVDVNRTGQRLAAIEEQLGDPPGQSQVRVRARTTLQGTVNAEPVDRTTPHTLPIDLGGSTYRIGQPGPMTDSEETTRTVTVEKEYGPARSVGAPGLLLVSLSGLVGLGFVRYTDRLGLSRAERRRLTYEEDKREYDDWISRVQLPEEALALPRATTTSLAALVDFAIDTDNRVIEDPQEQTYYVVHDGYLYEYRPPTRGPAGEFTLPPSAGSGTRPPRDGDSPSVTAESENGDEPVNSPSETHPED
- a CDS encoding signal peptidase I; its protein translation is MGIRRLLATLVTATLVLAALALVLGSLLGQPILLSYVETESMQPTLDPGDGFVAVPSAVAGPVEQGDVVVFQAQELHGGGLTTHRVVGRTNQGYVTGGDNNPFTDQAGTEPPVADEQIVAEALKVNGEVLVIPHLGDVVTGLSGGLEDVRYWLAAFTGLGIFAGPQGLPALLILGLVLYYAVDVLRERGQRQYDRTTERETGLNTRLVVGALAVFLVFSATMGMVGPSGTNEYGIVSAAYEDERQDVVPAGESKNNTLGVTNGGFLPVVVFYEPGDMADVHPREVYVPARGEANVTATFTAPPETGGYSRYIVERRYFAVLPVSVIRSLYQVHPWLPIVAIDLLLGVPFYVAGRKLLGSGRIRERTRDRGLSRLASLKRALRGRE